One genomic segment of Tissierellales bacterium includes these proteins:
- a CDS encoding DUF3798 domain-containing protein: MKKKFLALLLIVLLVISTTGCGKKETSTGGEKGSNFKIGIVTGTVSQGEEEFRAAEKMVAEYGEDVITHITYPDKFDQEQETTISQIAGLATDPEIKAIVICQAVTGTAAAIDKIEESRDDILFVLGAPHEDPDTIASRADILLEPDQLKRGKSIVETAEEMGAKTFIHYSFPRHMSMELLSQRRDIMKETAEELGLKFVEIDTPDPLGDAGIPGAQQFMLEDVPRQVETYGEDTAFFNTNCGMQEPLIKSALETGAIYPEQCCPSPYHAYPGALGIEIPEDKAGDLEYMTEEITKKIAEKDGTGRFGTWSHPANMTMIEAGTKYAVSYAKDEIEKFDEDAMLSILQDIVEDNVEIRPIDDDKENFLLLIMDSQIF; this comes from the coding sequence TTGAAAAAGAAATTTTTAGCACTATTATTAATTGTTTTATTAGTAATTAGTACTACTGGTTGCGGAAAAAAAGAGACTTCAACTGGTGGAGAAAAAGGTTCCAATTTTAAAATTGGAATAGTTACGGGAACAGTATCCCAAGGAGAAGAAGAGTTTAGGGCAGCTGAAAAAATGGTTGCTGAATATGGTGAAGATGTAATAACCCACATTACATATCCAGACAAATTTGACCAAGAACAAGAAACTACAATTTCTCAAATTGCTGGTTTAGCCACTGACCCGGAAATTAAGGCAATAGTTATATGTCAAGCAGTCACTGGGACTGCAGCTGCCATTGATAAGATTGAAGAAAGTAGAGATGATATACTATTTGTATTAGGAGCACCTCATGAGGATCCTGACACTATAGCCTCTCGCGCTGATATCTTATTAGAACCCGACCAATTAAAACGTGGAAAATCAATTGTTGAAACAGCCGAAGAAATGGGAGCAAAAACTTTTATTCACTATTCATTTCCAAGACATATGTCTATGGAATTATTATCACAAAGACGAGATATTATGAAAGAAACTGCTGAAGAGTTAGGTCTTAAGTTTGTAGAAATAGATACACCAGATCCCCTAGGAGATGCTGGTATACCAGGAGCTCAACAATTTATGCTAGAAGATGTTCCAAGACAAGTTGAAACCTATGGCGAAGATACTGCCTTCTTTAACACTAATTGTGGGATGCAAGAACCTTTAATTAAATCAGCATTAGAAACAGGGGCAATATATCCAGAACAATGTTGTCCAAGCCCATATCATGCTTATCCAGGTGCCTTAGGAATTGAAATCCCTGAAGACAAAGCTGGAGATCTAGAGTATATGACAGAAGAAATAACTAAAAAAATTGCTGAGAAAGATGGAACTGGAAGGTTTGGAACTTGGAGTCATCCTGCTAATATGACTATGATAGAAGCTGGAACTAAATATGCTGTATCTTATGCTAAAGACGAGATAGAAAAATTTGATGAAGATGCTATGTTATCCATCCTTCAAGATATAGTAGAAGATAATGTTGAAATTAGACCTATTGATGACGATAAAGAAAATTTCTTACTACTCATTATGGATTCACAAATATTTTAA
- a CDS encoding M3 family oligoendopeptidase — MVKFKDFQYKRPDMETVEKEFMDLLGKFDGSKSSEEQNEIIKKIDSLKKEIRSMGSLVHIRHTIDTEDEFYTKEMDFINEANPVFEGLVSKYYEALVNSKFRDELEKTWGKQLFTLAELQLKTFREEVINDLIKENKLATEYGKLIASAKIDFEGEERNLSQMQPFIQSKDRDMRKRAYEAYISFFEENEKEFDRIYNDLVKVRHTIAKKLGYENFVELGYARMSRSDYDSKMVANYRKQVLDELVPIVVELKERQRKRLGLNEFKYYDEPLEYLTGNATPKGEPEWIVNNGRKMYKELSKETDEFFTFMVENELMDLVSKKGKASGGYCTYIPKYESPFIFSNFNGTSGDVDVLTHEAGHAFQVYLSRDQILDEYYGPTLEACEIHSMSMEFLTWPWMELFFEDEVEKYKFSHLSGAVNFIPYGVTVDEFQHFVYENPEATPEERKAKWREIEKKYLPFRDYGDNEFLERGGYWFRQGHIFEAPFYYIDYTLAQVCAFQFWIKAMDNRDKAWEDYLRLCKAGGSKPFLKLVELAGLKNPFEDGTIKEVVKPIKEWLDSVNDSEF; from the coding sequence ATGGTTAAGTTTAAAGATTTTCAATATAAAAGACCAGATATGGAAACAGTAGAAAAAGAGTTTATGGATCTTCTTGGAAAATTTGACGGAAGTAAATCTTCTGAAGAACAAAATGAAATTATTAAAAAAATTGATAGTTTAAAAAAAGAAATAAGGTCAATGGGAAGCCTTGTACATATTAGGCATACTATTGATACGGAAGATGAGTTTTATACGAAAGAAATGGATTTTATTAATGAAGCTAATCCTGTTTTTGAGGGACTTGTGTCTAAATATTATGAGGCCTTAGTTAATTCTAAATTTAGAGATGAACTAGAAAAGACATGGGGTAAGCAGTTATTTACTTTAGCAGAGCTCCAACTTAAAACTTTCCGAGAAGAAGTTATTAATGATTTAATTAAAGAAAATAAATTAGCAACAGAGTATGGAAAGTTAATAGCATCGGCTAAAATAGACTTTGAAGGGGAAGAAAGAAATTTATCTCAAATGCAGCCTTTTATTCAATCTAAGGATAGAGATATGAGGAAAAGAGCTTATGAGGCATATATAAGCTTTTTTGAGGAAAATGAAAAAGAATTTGATAGGATTTATAATGATTTAGTGAAGGTTAGACATACCATTGCTAAAAAACTTGGATATGAGAATTTTGTAGAACTAGGATATGCAAGAATGTCTAGATCTGATTATGATTCAAAAATGGTAGCAAATTATAGAAAGCAAGTTTTAGATGAGTTAGTGCCAATAGTTGTAGAATTAAAAGAGAGACAAAGAAAAAGATTGGGACTTAATGAATTTAAATACTATGATGAACCTTTAGAATATTTAACAGGAAATGCTACACCTAAGGGAGAACCAGAGTGGATAGTTAATAATGGTAGAAAGATGTATAAAGAACTTTCTAAAGAAACAGATGAATTCTTTACTTTTATGGTAGAAAATGAACTAATGGATTTAGTTAGTAAAAAAGGAAAAGCTAGTGGAGGATATTGTACTTATATTCCTAAATATGAATCGCCTTTTATATTCTCTAATTTTAATGGCACTAGTGGAGATGTAGATGTCTTGACCCATGAGGCAGGTCATGCTTTTCAAGTTTATTTAAGTAGAGACCAAATTTTAGATGAATACTATGGTCCTACATTAGAAGCATGTGAAATTCACTCTATGAGTATGGAGTTTTTAACTTGGCCTTGGATGGAATTATTCTTTGAAGATGAAGTGGAAAAATATAAATTTAGTCATCTAAGTGGGGCCGTAAACTTTATTCCTTATGGTGTTACAGTAGATGAATTTCAACATTTTGTATACGAAAACCCAGAAGCTACTCCAGAAGAAAGAAAGGCAAAGTGGAGGGAAATTGAGAAAAAATATCTTCCTTTTAGAGATTATGGAGATAATGAATTTTTAGAAAGGGGTGGCTATTGGTTTAGACAAGGACATATATTTGAAGCACCATTTTACTATATTGACTATACATTAGCCCAAGTATGTGCTTTTCAATTCTGGATTAAGGCTATGGATAATAGAGATAAAGCTTGGGAAGATTATTTAAGGCTTTGTAAAGCAGGGGGAAGTAAACCTTTCTTAAAATTAGTTGAGTTAGCTGGGCTAAAAAATCCATTTGAAGATGGAACAATTAAAGAGGTAGTTAAGCCTATAAAAGAATGGCTAGATTCTGTAAATGATAGTGAATTTTAA